One region of Roseovarius faecimaris genomic DNA includes:
- a CDS encoding bile acid:sodium symporter family protein, producing the protein MSSATAAEIDAVILNFSPTSLTVLNMVLAVVMFSIALELKPSDFKRLVQSPKPVLVGLFSQFVLLPALTFCLVLLTRPQPSIALGLILVAACPGGNISNFITHRAGGNAALSVSLTAFSTVAAIFLTPANIAFWGSLYAPTRQILRDTAIDPMSVAVTVGLMLVLPLCLGMALNATRPDITARLRRPLQYLSMAIFIAFVVLALAANWSLFLQYATAVAALVFVHNGLSLAGGYSAATLAGLSAFDRRAITIETGIQNSGLGLILIFGFFDGLGGMAVVAAFWGMWHILSGMALAGLMARRPAPRLAA; encoded by the coding sequence ATGAGCAGTGCAACGGCGGCGGAGATTGATGCCGTCATCCTGAATTTCTCACCAACCAGCCTGACGGTGCTCAACATGGTGCTGGCGGTGGTGATGTTCTCGATTGCGCTGGAACTGAAACCAAGCGATTTCAAGCGCCTCGTCCAGTCGCCCAAACCGGTACTTGTGGGGCTCTTTTCTCAGTTCGTGCTTTTGCCCGCCCTCACCTTCTGCCTTGTGCTGCTGACCCGCCCGCAACCCTCTATCGCCCTGGGCCTCATTCTCGTGGCGGCTTGTCCGGGTGGGAATATCTCCAACTTCATCACCCATCGCGCCGGCGGCAATGCTGCGCTTTCGGTTTCGCTCACCGCGTTTTCGACCGTCGCGGCGATCTTCCTGACACCGGCCAATATCGCCTTCTGGGGCAGTCTCTATGCACCCACCCGGCAGATCCTGCGGGACACGGCGATCGATCCGATGTCGGTGGCCGTAACGGTAGGGCTGATGCTGGTGCTGCCGCTCTGTCTCGGTATGGCGCTCAACGCGACCCGGCCCGACATCACCGCACGCCTGCGTCGTCCGCTGCAATATCTTTCGATGGCAATCTTCATTGCTTTCGTGGTGCTGGCGCTTGCCGCCAACTGGTCGCTCTTTTTGCAGTATGCCACCGCCGTGGCGGCTCTGGTTTTCGTGCATAACGGCCTCTCGCTTGCAGGTGGCTATTCAGCGGCGACCCTTGCGGGGCTCTCTGCCTTTGACCGCCGGGCCATCACCATCGAAACCGGCATTCAGAATTCAGGGCTTGGCCTGATCCTGATCTTCGGGTTTTTCGATGGTCTGGGCGGCATGGCGGTCGTGGCCGCCTTCTGGGGAATGTGGCACATCCTGTCGGGCATGGCCCTTGCCGGGCTGATGGCGCGCAGACCCGCACCGCGCCTGGCGGCATGA
- a CDS encoding copper-binding protein — MRNSIYSLVATGLLATSAFATDDHSGHADHSGHGAMHEGVQVEAVIHTIDGTTVNLSHDPIPEIGWPAMTMDLQLLEGAEVSDVAEGQGALIVLEKGEDGMYGIRALMPKE; from the coding sequence ATGCGCAACTCAATCTATTCTCTGGTGGCGACCGGTCTTTTGGCCACGAGCGCATTCGCGACCGATGACCATTCCGGGCATGCTGATCACTCTGGTCATGGCGCAATGCATGAAGGCGTGCAGGTTGAGGCCGTCATCCACACCATTGACGGAACCACGGTCAATCTCTCCCATGACCCGATCCCGGAAATCGGCTGGCCCGCAATGACAATGGACCTTCAGTTGTTGGAAGGCGCAGAGGTCAGCGATGTGGCCGAAGGTCAAGGCGCCCTGATCGTCCTGGAGAAAGGCGAGGATGGCATGTATGGCATCCGCGCCCTGATGCCCAAGGAGTAG